From the genome of Desertifilum tharense IPPAS B-1220, one region includes:
- a CDS encoding response regulator: MQGQLSEIDIRSILQLIELGQRTGELFVEAYSLPSSLIGSERTGRFSKGALRESLVGQSWFVFFLNGQIIYATVDPDSNRKSRLRDYLRRYRKESALDNLEKPAVRLSGIAATNAPEYGYLWALLENHLLTPAQGRSIIQSMVHETLFDLLSLHSGAFIFELSPALAPQLMTLEIGSLVAQIMQQVQEWKQFHPHIQSPDQCPVLSNEAKVRENFNANTLKTLDRWVDGQTSIRKIARHLHKDVLTVARAIYPYIQQGLVQLVYPASETPSGKREWMRAQEETRVPRIVCIDDGVALCKAVEYILKQQGYEVAAISNPIKALSLVFQLKPDLILCDIAMPELDGYEICAMLRRATLFRQTPIVMLTGKDGFIDRVKARMVGATDYLTKPFGEGELLMILEKYIGPGSRDYSLPNQLLDDALATELELEMR, from the coding sequence ATGCAGGGTCAGTTAAGCGAAATTGATATCCGGAGCATCCTGCAACTCATTGAGTTGGGACAGCGAACCGGCGAACTCTTTGTGGAGGCCTATAGCTTGCCCTCTAGCTTAATTGGGAGCGAGAGAACGGGGCGATTCTCCAAGGGTGCGCTGCGCGAATCGCTGGTCGGACAATCTTGGTTTGTCTTCTTTTTGAACGGACAGATCATTTACGCCACCGTCGATCCAGACAGCAACCGCAAGTCGCGCCTGCGAGACTACCTGCGGCGCTATAGAAAAGAGAGCGCCCTAGACAACCTAGAGAAACCCGCCGTCCGCTTGAGTGGAATTGCGGCAACCAACGCCCCAGAATACGGCTATCTGTGGGCCTTACTCGAAAATCACCTCCTGACCCCGGCGCAAGGTCGCAGCATCATTCAAAGCATGGTGCATGAAACGCTATTTGACCTTCTGAGCCTGCACAGTGGAGCCTTTATTTTTGAACTCAGTCCCGCCCTCGCCCCCCAACTGATGACCCTGGAAATTGGCTCTCTAGTCGCGCAAATCATGCAGCAAGTACAAGAGTGGAAGCAATTTCACCCGCATATCCAATCGCCCGATCAATGTCCGGTGCTATCCAACGAAGCCAAAGTCCGCGAAAACTTTAATGCGAACACCCTCAAAACCCTGGATCGATGGGTCGATGGACAAACCTCAATTCGCAAAATTGCCCGCCATCTCCATAAAGACGTGCTGACCGTAGCCCGCGCCATTTATCCTTACATCCAACAAGGGCTAGTCCAGCTTGTCTATCCGGCTTCCGAAACCCCTTCTGGGAAGCGCGAGTGGATGCGCGCTCAAGAAGAAACCCGCGTTCCGCGCATTGTCTGCATTGATGATGGGGTAGCGTTGTGTAAAGCCGTCGAATATATCTTGAAACAGCAAGGCTATGAAGTAGCGGCAATCTCAAATCCGATTAAGGCCCTCAGTCTAGTGTTCCAGCTCAAGCCCGACTTGATATTATGCGATATTGCCATGCCAGAACTGGATGGCTACGAAATTTGTGCTATGCTCCGTCGAGCAACCCTGTTCCGGCAAACTCCTATTGTCATGCTGACCGGTAAAGATGGTTTTATCGATCGAGTCAAAGCTCGCATGGTCGGAGCGACAGACTATCTTACAAAACCCTTTGGAGAAGGGGAGTTATTAATGATATTAGAGAAATATATTGGCCCTGGCAGCAGAGACTACTCTCTCCCGAATCAACTCCTGGATGATGCCCTAGCAACTGAGTTGGAACTTGAGATGCGGTGA
- the hmpF gene encoding pilus motility taxis protein HmpF, which produces MLYLAEVQKKTGVFGAGGKAELKLLACQRGEQWSAVAGEETIAADEASNFKDGALVLVELSASKQVQRPPQEAGRPLVGILQGFSRAQDKFKGQQEEIEQWKQSLTYQAQELNRREMEIYAREEQLAKLEEEAENLEQQRQACEQAREEAERLKEEILSNRQELEGAWEHLRGEQRRLEEKTDQLNHASVLDEAQAQQIQESLNRLAGAIAPTDSMRDSLNRAVELANVQQQVMEGHWQQLEQQRQSAEQLQAEVERIDRELSSRSSEWQQAQTLLEQARSELRIQQSSLTVKQDYASALGITLRNTEELYQRICVLAESSDQVSITLKIDIEALEKMPLDELQVMVRDLQADLDKASRFVRDQEEELELQRQAIDEIQQKIEQASEYDRLSLETELSNEQESYQMLNESLVGSRRNLREREEILKQHEGVLRRRQGLPMEPGQEKPIDLAPVVEQLEAQRQAQTAELQKLEGEISQMREAIQQAESLVNTQVGEQETKRNELKQLETTLAEQRVAAAQAQAKVALYQEVLQALQDRINEQRDTLEAMNQSIAQIQETGDYQLSAIAQMRQTVMSLVNQSGAELAAS; this is translated from the coding sequence GTGCTGTATCTAGCAGAAGTACAAAAAAAGACAGGGGTTTTTGGCGCGGGCGGTAAAGCCGAACTCAAGTTGCTCGCTTGTCAGCGGGGCGAGCAGTGGAGCGCTGTAGCTGGCGAAGAAACGATCGCTGCCGATGAAGCGTCAAACTTTAAAGATGGCGCTTTGGTGCTGGTTGAGCTGTCGGCTTCTAAGCAAGTTCAGCGGCCTCCTCAAGAAGCCGGTCGTCCTTTAGTGGGGATTTTGCAAGGGTTCTCGCGAGCGCAAGATAAGTTTAAGGGTCAGCAAGAAGAAATTGAGCAGTGGAAGCAGTCTTTGACTTACCAGGCGCAGGAGTTAAATCGCCGCGAGATGGAGATTTACGCGCGCGAGGAACAACTGGCGAAGTTGGAAGAAGAGGCGGAAAATCTCGAACAGCAACGTCAAGCTTGCGAACAAGCTCGCGAGGAGGCGGAACGTTTAAAGGAGGAGATTCTGAGCAACCGCCAGGAGCTGGAGGGGGCTTGGGAACATCTCAGAGGCGAACAACGCCGACTTGAAGAAAAAACGGATCAGTTAAACCATGCTTCTGTTTTAGATGAGGCGCAAGCTCAACAAATCCAGGAGAGTTTAAATCGTTTGGCAGGGGCGATCGCGCCAACGGATTCTATGCGAGACTCTCTGAATCGAGCTGTTGAACTGGCGAACGTTCAACAGCAAGTGATGGAGGGTCATTGGCAGCAACTCGAACAACAACGCCAGAGTGCGGAACAATTACAGGCTGAGGTGGAACGCATCGATCGAGAACTCTCTTCGCGTTCCTCAGAGTGGCAGCAGGCTCAAACGCTACTAGAACAGGCTCGCTCTGAGCTAAGAATTCAACAGAGTTCTTTGACGGTTAAACAAGATTATGCAAGCGCCCTGGGGATTACGCTCCGGAATACAGAGGAACTGTACCAACGAATTTGCGTGTTGGCGGAGTCTTCCGATCAGGTCAGCATTACGCTCAAAATTGATATTGAGGCTCTAGAAAAGATGCCTCTTGATGAGCTGCAAGTTATGGTTCGCGATCTGCAAGCCGATCTCGATAAGGCTTCGCGGTTTGTCCGCGATCAGGAGGAAGAGTTAGAACTTCAGCGACAGGCTATTGATGAAATTCAACAAAAGATTGAGCAAGCTAGCGAGTACGATCGGCTATCGCTGGAAACTGAGCTATCCAACGAGCAAGAAAGTTACCAGATGTTAAATGAGTCTCTGGTGGGTTCTCGCAGAAATTTGCGCGAACGCGAAGAGATTCTTAAGCAGCATGAAGGGGTTCTTCGTCGCCGTCAAGGTTTGCCTATGGAACCCGGACAAGAGAAGCCGATCGATCTGGCTCCTGTGGTTGAGCAGTTGGAGGCGCAACGACAAGCTCAAACGGCCGAACTCCAAAAGCTCGAAGGTGAAATTAGCCAAATGCGGGAGGCGATTCAACAGGCTGAAAGTTTGGTGAATACCCAAGTCGGCGAGCAAGAAACAAAACGCAATGAATTAAAGCAACTGGAAACGACGCTAGCCGAACAACGGGTGGCCGCCGCTCAAGCACAGGCGAAGGTGGCGTTATATCAAGAGGTGCTTCAGGCGCTCCAAGACCGGATTAATGAACAGCGCGACACCCTAGAGGCGATGAATCAATCGATCGCTCAAATTCAAGAGACGGGAGATTATCAACTCAGCGCGATCGCCCAAATGCGACAAACGGTGATGAGTTTGGTGAATCAGTCGGGGGCGGAGTTGGCTGCTTCTTAG